The sequence CTATCGAGGGTTCGAATCCCTCCGTCTCCGCCATTAATTCCGGCCATTTGGGCGGGAATGATGGCGAATTTGCAAGGGTAACCTTCCTGCATCTGGTTAAATTCCGGCCCCAGATTTGCATTTACCCGGCTAGGCTTTATGCCTTCACCCGCACCCAGACACTTTATGACTTTGATGCCAGCATGGGCGATCGCCCCGCTGCATTCGAGAAAACACGATATTGGAAATCCACCCCAGCATGAGCGAATCCAGCAAAAGTCCTGTAAAACCCCCACTTATCGTGTTGGCTATCAAGACTGCGAGCTCTGGTTTCTACAATGGCTTCAGTAAGATCGTAACGATCCCGGCAAAGGTTATTGTTGCACTCATCATCTTGTGGGCGATTTTCTTCCCGGAACAGGCCGCCGAAGCGCTGGAGATCGCCAACACCAACATCATCCGCGAATTTGCGGGCTGGTATGTTTACCTTGTCGCGTTTCTGATGCTTGTCTGTTTCGTTCTGGCGGTGATTCCGAGCACAGGTTCACTCAGGTTGGGCAATGCTGACGAGAAGCCGGAGTTCTCGCGGTTCTCCTGGTTCGCGATGCTGTTCGGCGCGGGCATCGGTATCGGTATGCTGACGTACTCGACCGGCGAACCTCTGGCCCACTTTGCCAATAATCCGGATATCATCCGCGGTATGGTCGACCCCGTTTCGGCGGAGGCAGTGCGGCCGGCCTATATATATACGTTCCTGCATTGGGGCTTCGCCGCATGGGCGACTTATGCACTCGTGGGTCTTGCGATTGGCTATGTTGCCTATCGCCGCAACTTGCCGCTGACGATCCGCTCGGCGCTGGCACCGCTATTTGGCAAGGCCATGTCGGGTGCCGCGGGGCACGTTGTCGACATCGTTGCCGTGGTTGCGACTGTGCTTGGGGTCGCGGTTACCATGGGGCTGGGCGTCGAACAGTTCGTGGTTGGCCTCAACCGCCTCGGGCTGGGCGATTGGCTGGTTGGTAGCGAAGGCACAGCATCTGCCCCGGCAATTATCATCGCTCTGATTGTATTGGTCGGCGCTTCTACCTTGTCGGCCCTGTCCGGCGTCGGGCGCGGGATCAAATGGCTGTCGAACCTCAATATGGGGCTGTCGTTCCTGCTGATCACGGTTTTCCTGATCTTCGGTTCGGGCTTGCTGGGCCTGCAGCTATTGGGCACCGGCATCTATGATTACATCGTCAATCTGCCGGGCCTCGCGCTCACACTTTGGAGCGCTGACGGGACTACGGCTGGCGATGCACTGGCGCAATGGCAGCTCGACTGGTCTGTGTTCTATTGGGCATGGTGGATCGCATTTGCTCCGTTCGTGGGCATGTTCATCGCGCGTGTTTCGCGCGGGCGGACGATCCGGGAATATATCTTCGGTGTCGTCCTGGTGCCTTCGCTGATGTGCTTCGTGTGGATGGCTTTGGTCGGCGGCACTGCCATTGATCTGGAATTGAGCGGCGTAGCAGGCGGCAGCATTCTGAATGCCGGAATTTCTGACCAGCTCTTCGCCACGCTATCGGTTTTGTTCGATCCTGCGGCGGCGACACTGCTGTCCGGCCTCGTCGTGATCTTGCTGATGACCTATCTTATCACCTCCGCCGACAGCGCGATCCTGATCATCAATACGATCAATGGCGCGGGCGAGGATGAGGACGAAGTTGAACGCCGTCATCACATTCTGTTTTGGGGTGCAGCGATTGCGCTTGTAGTCGGAAGTATGCTGATACTTGGCGGGATCGACGCGATCCGGATCACCATGATTATCGGCGCACTGCCCTTCTCCTTCGTTGTAGCGTTGATGGCGATCTCGGTCACAAAGGCTGTGGTCTACGACCTGATACGCAAAAAGCACGGTGTCTGGACGACCAGCGATGGCGCAGAAGCTGCGATTTTGGCCGAAAGCGCTTAGGCCATTCGCAACTGAGTGTATCTGGGCGCAGGGCTGTGTCACAAAATTGCAACAGTTTTTTCCTGATACTGGATTCTGGGCCGCTAGCTGTGGTTAGCCGCCGGAGCCTTTGTTAGGCTGACCTATCAAGCGCGCGGTGTTCGTCTGTGCGCAATTCAATCGAAACATCCGGCAAACAGGCGCATTTCGCGCATCGGGATGGTTTGACTTAAAAAAGAGTCGCAGGAAAAACATGAACAGATTCAACACAAGTGCGTCGGTGCTGGCAATTGCTGCCCTTACCGCCACACCCGCATTCGCTCAGGATGCACAGGAAGCTCCGGCACGCGAAGGCGGCGTTCAAGAAATCGTCGTAACCGCGACCAAGCAGAGCGAAAACCTTCAGGATGTTCCGATTGCCGTTAGCGCGATCGGCGAGCAGCAGCTTGATGAGCTGTCGATCGCGACATTCTCCGATTACCTCGACCAGTTGCCCAGCGTTACCGCCGGCGGCAGCGGCCCAGGGCAAAGCACCATCTATATTCGCGGCCTCGCATCGACGACGCCGAACCTTACGACCGCTGGCGTTGCCGGCCTCGCGCCAAACGTCGCGCTGTATCTCGACGAGCAGCCACTTGGTCAGCCGGGCCGTAACCTCGACGTATACGCAGCCGATCTTGAGCGTATCGAAGTTCTGGCGGGCCCACAGGGTACGCTGTTCGGTGCAAGTTCGCAGGCCGGTGTTGTCCGTCTGATTACGAACAAGCCTGATCTTTCCGGCTTCGATGCTTCGGGCAAAGCAGGCGTTTCCTTCACCAAGGGCGGTGAAGCGAGCTACAATGCAGAAGCCATGATCAACGTCCCGGTCACGGACAGCTTCGCCCTTCGCGGCGTTGTCTATCTTGATGATCAGGGCGGCTACATCGACAATGTCGCAGGCACAATCAACGCCAGCGAAAGCGGCCGTTTCCGTGAAGCGACCGACGTTCGTTCAAACGGCGTTCCTGTTGGCACAATCCGTCAGGGCTTCCAACCTGGCGGTCCCGCTGCAGGCACTACATTCATTGACGCAAACAACAGCGGCCTCGTGCAGGACGATTTCAACGACACCCAATATGCGGGTTTCCGCGTTGGCGCGCTTTATGAAATCAATTCCGACTGGCGCGTAACCCTGACCCATGCTCGCCAGAGCGTGGAATCGGACGGTGTGTTCTTCGCCGATCCTGATCTCGATCTTGATGGTCTGAATGTTCAGCGTTTCGAAGACGACCGTTTGGAAGATGACTTTTCCAACACCAGCTGGACCGTTGAAGGCCGCCTTGGCGCGCTCGACCTCGTTTACACCGGCGCTTACACCGACCGCGAAACGCAGCAGCGCGTTGACTACACAGACTATCTGTTTGTCGGTCAGTATCTGCCATATTACATCTGCGACACAGCGGTTGTGTACCCCGGCTACGTCACCAACGCGCCGGCTAACCCGACGTGCTATGCCCCCAACACCTATGTTGCTTCGAACACCAACACGACTGTGTTCACGCAGGAATTCCGGGTCAGCACACCGCAAGAAGATCCGTTCCGCGTAACTGTTGGCGGTTTCTACAGCGATCTAGAGCTGAAAGAGCTGAATGACTTTACCTATCCGTCGAACGTTTTCGTTCGTGGTTCCGACGGCGTAACAACCGGCTTCTTGCCTAACTTCCCGCTGACCAACATCAACGCGCCTCCCGGTGCGATTAACTCGGCCAGCGCTGGTTACTTCACAGAAGCGGGCCCGTTCCCGGCTGCAACTATTTTCCGCAATGACATTCGCCGTACCGACAAGCAGCTTGGTGTGTTTGGTGAAGCCAGCTTCGATGTGGTCCCTGACTTGCTGACCATCACGGCCGGCCTGCGTTATTACAACGTGAAGGTCGATCTGGACGGCAGCGCGAACTCTTCGTTCTTTAACCTGAACTCGCCTGTATTCGGTGCCAACACCGGCGTTCCAGCGGCTGACCGGATCGATCAGCAGCGCGGCGGTACGAACATCAGCCAGCAGTTTGGTCCAAACAACACCGTCGGCGCGCCTGACGAAGCCAAGGCTGAAGGCGTGATCTTTAAGGGTACCATCACGGTTACTCCAAACGAAGATCTGCTGTTCTATGCGACGTACTCGGAAGGTTTCCGTCCAGGTCTGCTTAACCGTCCAGGCGGCGCCGCAGGCGCAAACGGCTTCACTGTTCCATTCGAACTCGAAACCGATGAAGTGACGAATTACGAACTGGGTTGGAAGATGGATCTGGCCGACGGTCAGCTGCGCTTTAACGGCAGTGCATTCTATGTCGACATCAGCCGTCTGCAGACGACGATCTTCGATCCAAGCATCACCAACCTGTTCTTCTCGGACAATGCGGCGGATGCTGAGATCTACGGCATCGAAGGCGACATCACTTACGCACCCTACAGCGTACCGGGTCTGACGATCGCTGGTGCATTCTCGATCCTCGATACCGAGGTGACCGAAGTGCTGACGCCAACAGACGACGTGATTGAAGGTTCGCCGCTCGCATATGCTCCGGAATTCCAGGGCAATATGCGCGTACGTTATGAATGGGATCTCAGCGACACGCTGACCGCCCACATCATGCCGCAGGTGGTTTACTCCGCGTCCAAGTTCACGGACATCATCGAGATCAACAAGATCAAGCTCGACAGCTACGCCACCTTCGCGCTCAGCGCCGGTGTTAAGACTGAAGAGTGGTCGTTCGAAATCTTCGGTGAGAACCTGACAGATACGCGTGCCGAGATCGCTGGTAATTACATCAACGATCGCGACCGGATCACTACCAACCGTCCGCTGACGGTCGGTTTCCGCGTCGGCTACGACTACTAATAGCGGTCCAATCGGAACATTCGCGGCGGGCGGCTGAAAGGCTTGCCCGCCGCTTTTGTTTTCTGCCAAGGTAACCACTGATGGCCACAGATACCGACATCTCAGATACCGCCATTCGCGCAGAACAGTTGAAAGCTGCGCAAGGGCTGCTTCAGTCGGGCGACTTTGCGGGTGGTATGGCTGCAGCGGAAGCTATGCTCGCAGACCATCCAGACGATCCCGAAGCACTGTATGTCGCGGCGGTTGCGGCGCGTTACCTGAAGCAGTTTGATCAGGCTGACAGATATTTGACGCGGCTGCACGCAGCCTCTCCCGAATATGGCCGTGCATGGCAGGAGGCTGGACATCTGGCCCGTGCTGCTGGTGATGCCGAACAAGCGCTCCATGCGTTCCGGCGTGCGACACAGTTTAATCCGGCGCTGGAAGCAAGCTGGCGTATGCAGGCGGAACTACTCGCAGCAGCAGGGCAATCTGCCGAGGCCGCCGGTGCGACCGCGCAGGCTGACCGTTTGAAGAACATGCCGCGCGAACTGCTGGCTGCGACCAACTACCTTGCCGAAGGACGCCTGCTGAAGGCGGAGCAGTTCTGCCGCCAGTTCCTGCGCCAGAACCCGCAAAACACCGAAGCGATGCGGCTGCTCGCCCAGATTGGCATCAAGCTTGGCATTCTCGACGATGCAGAGTTCCTGCTGGAAAGC comes from Altererythrobacter sp. ZODW24 and encodes:
- a CDS encoding BCCT family transporter, coding for MSESSKSPVKPPLIVLAIKTASSGFYNGFSKIVTIPAKVIVALIILWAIFFPEQAAEALEIANTNIIREFAGWYVYLVAFLMLVCFVLAVIPSTGSLRLGNADEKPEFSRFSWFAMLFGAGIGIGMLTYSTGEPLAHFANNPDIIRGMVDPVSAEAVRPAYIYTFLHWGFAAWATYALVGLAIGYVAYRRNLPLTIRSALAPLFGKAMSGAAGHVVDIVAVVATVLGVAVTMGLGVEQFVVGLNRLGLGDWLVGSEGTASAPAIIIALIVLVGASTLSALSGVGRGIKWLSNLNMGLSFLLITVFLIFGSGLLGLQLLGTGIYDYIVNLPGLALTLWSADGTTAGDALAQWQLDWSVFYWAWWIAFAPFVGMFIARVSRGRTIREYIFGVVLVPSLMCFVWMALVGGTAIDLELSGVAGGSILNAGISDQLFATLSVLFDPAAATLLSGLVVILLMTYLITSADSAILIINTINGAGEDEDEVERRHHILFWGAAIALVVGSMLILGGIDAIRITMIIGALPFSFVVALMAISVTKAVVYDLIRKKHGVWTTSDGAEAAILAESA
- a CDS encoding TonB-dependent receptor codes for the protein MNRFNTSASVLAIAALTATPAFAQDAQEAPAREGGVQEIVVTATKQSENLQDVPIAVSAIGEQQLDELSIATFSDYLDQLPSVTAGGSGPGQSTIYIRGLASTTPNLTTAGVAGLAPNVALYLDEQPLGQPGRNLDVYAADLERIEVLAGPQGTLFGASSQAGVVRLITNKPDLSGFDASGKAGVSFTKGGEASYNAEAMINVPVTDSFALRGVVYLDDQGGYIDNVAGTINASESGRFREATDVRSNGVPVGTIRQGFQPGGPAAGTTFIDANNSGLVQDDFNDTQYAGFRVGALYEINSDWRVTLTHARQSVESDGVFFADPDLDLDGLNVQRFEDDRLEDDFSNTSWTVEGRLGALDLVYTGAYTDRETQQRVDYTDYLFVGQYLPYYICDTAVVYPGYVTNAPANPTCYAPNTYVASNTNTTVFTQEFRVSTPQEDPFRVTVGGFYSDLELKELNDFTYPSNVFVRGSDGVTTGFLPNFPLTNINAPPGAINSASAGYFTEAGPFPAATIFRNDIRRTDKQLGVFGEASFDVVPDLLTITAGLRYYNVKVDLDGSANSSFFNLNSPVFGANTGVPAADRIDQQRGGTNISQQFGPNNTVGAPDEAKAEGVIFKGTITVTPNEDLLFYATYSEGFRPGLLNRPGGAAGANGFTVPFELETDEVTNYELGWKMDLADGQLRFNGSAFYVDISRLQTTIFDPSITNLFFSDNAADAEIYGIEGDITYAPYSVPGLTIAGAFSILDTEVTEVLTPTDDVIEGSPLAYAPEFQGNMRVRYEWDLSDTLTAHIMPQVVYSASKFTDIIEINKIKLDSYATFALSAGVKTEEWSFEIFGENLTDTRAEIAGNYINDRDRITTNRPLTVGFRVGYDY